A single window of Nitrospira sp. CR1.1 DNA harbors:
- a CDS encoding response regulator has protein sequence MGIAGKILIVDDEQDALDNCRRILSRVPYDCLTECDPARALDLIQRERPGLILTDLRMPQLDGLEVLAAAKRMDPSVHVVLLTAHATVQTAVTSMRYGAFDYITKPFTSSDLVQVARRAFGENGSAAARQSGGIEVPPPVEQVRSEKRAGLSRVIGESPAMESVFSLIEKVAPTHSNVLVYGESGTGKELVARAIHDASLRAERPFIPVDCVSLPDTLLESELFGHEKGAFTGAHVSKPGLFEVAAGGTVFLDEVSGMSQTLQSRLLRVLQERQMRRVGGIRFLDVDVRVIAASNQDLEAACRRGEFREDLYYRLNVIPIVLPPLRSREGDIPILAREFLRRFMKQQGGALGFVPNLDSSATELLCGYAWPGNVRELQNVIERAAVLADGPLITRAHLPERLRQAVVDDTGFGEAGSFKHAKQAAVTTFERSFLSELLKRNDGHMGRAAREAGVDRKTIERMVKKHGLRERS, from the coding sequence ATGGGGATTGCAGGAAAAATTCTGATCGTCGATGACGAGCAGGATGCCTTGGACAATTGCCGAAGGATTTTGAGTCGCGTGCCCTATGACTGTCTGACCGAATGTGATCCGGCTCGAGCATTGGATCTCATTCAGCGCGAGCGGCCGGGATTGATTCTGACGGATTTGCGTATGCCGCAGCTGGACGGTCTTGAAGTGTTGGCTGCAGCCAAACGGATGGATCCCTCTGTCCACGTGGTGCTGTTGACGGCGCATGCCACCGTGCAGACCGCGGTGACGTCGATGCGCTATGGCGCCTTCGATTACATTACCAAACCCTTTACCAGCTCCGACCTTGTGCAAGTTGCTCGTCGCGCGTTCGGTGAGAATGGCTCGGCGGCTGCGAGGCAATCCGGGGGCATCGAAGTGCCGCCTCCTGTCGAGCAAGTGCGTTCAGAGAAGCGGGCTGGATTGTCTCGAGTGATCGGGGAAAGTCCGGCCATGGAATCGGTCTTCAGCTTGATCGAAAAGGTGGCCCCCACACATTCTAACGTGCTGGTCTATGGGGAAAGCGGAACGGGGAAGGAACTCGTCGCGCGGGCGATTCACGATGCCAGTCTACGGGCGGAGCGCCCCTTCATCCCGGTGGATTGCGTCTCGTTGCCTGATACGCTCCTGGAATCGGAACTGTTCGGCCATGAGAAGGGCGCCTTTACCGGTGCGCATGTCTCGAAGCCGGGATTGTTCGAAGTGGCGGCGGGCGGGACGGTCTTTCTGGACGAAGTCAGCGGGATGAGCCAGACCCTGCAGTCGCGTCTGCTGCGAGTCCTGCAAGAGCGGCAGATGCGCCGGGTCGGCGGCATCCGGTTTTTGGATGTTGATGTGCGGGTGATCGCGGCGTCGAACCAGGATCTCGAAGCCGCCTGCCGGCGGGGAGAATTCCGCGAGGACCTCTATTACCGCCTGAATGTCATTCCGATCGTGTTGCCGCCGTTGCGGAGCAGGGAAGGGGATATTCCCATTCTGGCGCGAGAATTTTTGCGGCGATTCATGAAGCAGCAGGGTGGGGCCCTTGGATTCGTGCCGAACCTGGACTCCTCGGCCACGGAGTTGCTGTGTGGATATGCCTGGCCGGGGAATGTGCGCGAGTTGCAAAACGTCATCGAGCGGGCTGCCGTGCTGGCTGATGGCCCGCTGATTACACGCGCGCATTTGCCCGAACGCCTGCGCCAGGCTGTGGTTGACGACACGGGGTTTGGGGAGGCGGGCTCCTTCAAACATGCGAAGCAGGCGGCGGTCACGACATTCGAGCGGAGTTTTCTCAGCGAACTCCTCAAACGAAACGACGGTCACATGGGGCGAGCCGCCCGGGAAGCCGGAGTGGATCGGAAGACCATCGAGCGGATGGTCAAGAAGCATGGGCTGCGCGAACGTTCCTAA